The sequence below is a genomic window from Mytilus edulis chromosome 2, xbMytEdul2.2, whole genome shotgun sequence.
ttaaaatatcttgtaATTTTGGTTTAATACTAACACTGAAAAAAAAGATTAGCAAACGACACCTTATGACTAAGTACGTAAACTGATCGTATCAACACTACacaaaaatatgaattacaaTAACAGTGCTTAGTGGATCATGGATTTGACCAAAGTATTTCCATCAATAAACACTTGTTTATGCGATTAAATACGACAGTTCTACTACTTAAACGATCTTTTGTGATTTGTTGAAAAACAAACTGCTATCGCGAAAATATGATAGTCTTTTACACCATGTGTTATCAAATTCTGAAAGTACTTTTATTGCGTTGTTCCTATTTTATATCAGTCTGATATGACTTTACAAAATGTTAAGGTAtgtattttgaaaatacaaaCAACTTAATTGTCCTGCATCATGAATCGTTTGCATAATCTGGAAATTACAATGTGAAACGAACTTGTTATACTAGACGAAGGAAAAATCCCGAAAACTTCAAgtaataaatggaaaaaaaatattcaacccTAACACGGTAAAATCTAACGAAGCTGTTTACacttttgtttaatttacaacTTAAAGCTAACAGTTCTTTTCGTTGATTTTTGCAAGATTAAACACAGCATGTTGACTTTAAATCattaatttttacaataaaattaaaaaaaatatgccaaaataTCTAGTTCCTAgtttataataaagaaaaaaaatcagcatcAAATTTAGCTAACCAGTCAGCAGTCGCAGATTTACTTATTGGTACTGTACATTGACCTACTTACAAATATTATCCTATGTATAACTGACGTCGACATTTAGGCCATATACCACAATCAATGCCCTCCCTATGTGTTCTTTGTAACGTTTTGTCACATAACAACAGACCATGAACGGTTTCTGCAAGTTTTTGGTATGTGCAATGTTTGGAAAAAGTCCTAGTATATatccaaaatttagaaaaatggcACTGACCCAATTAAAAAAAGCCTATACACATCCTTAGGGATATGGATTAGACAACAGGTGTTCCGAAAACTGTCAATATTACCTTTTGACACCTGGCATAATTTTGTATGTAATTTattaaaaatgtgcgcacggtttTGATCATCAACCACATACCTGGTAATACAATATGGTAATCACTCCGAGTCTGGAAAAGAATGGAAACATATACCTAACTAAGATCCAACATCAACCACATACCTGGTAATACAATATGGTAATCACTCCGAGTCTGGAAAAGAATGGAAACATATACCTAACTAAGACCCAACATCAACCACATACCTGGTAATACAATATGGTAATCACTCCGAGTCTGGAAAAGAATGGAAACATATACCTAACTAAGATCCAACATCAACATCAACCACATACCTGGTAATACAATATGGTAAATTAAATCACTCCGAGTCTGGAAAAGAATGGAAACATATACCTAACTAAGATCCAACATCAACATCAACCACATACCTGGTAATACAATATGGTAATCACTCCGAGTCTTGAAAAAATGGAAACATATACCTAACAAAGATCCAACATCAACATCAACCACATACCTGGTAATACAATATGGTAATCACTCCGAGTCTGGAAAAGAATGGAAACATATACCTAACTAAGATCCAACATCAACATCAACCACATACCTGGTAATACAATATGGTAATCACTCCGAGTCTGGAAAAGAATGGAAACATATACCTAACTAAGATCCAACATCAACCACATACCTGGTATTACAATATGGTAATCACTCCGAGTCTGGAAAAGAATGGAAACATATACCTAACTAAGATCCAACATCAACCACATACCTGGTAATACAATATGGTAATCACTCCGTGTCTGGAAAAGAATGTAAAATATACCTAACTAAGATTTAACATCAACATCAACCACATACCTGGTAATACAATATGGTAATCACTCTGTGTCTGGAAAAGACTGGAAACATATACCTAACTAAGCTCCAACATCAACATCAAATTATTGCAACTCGTCTTCAAATTGCCGCTATAGAGTTTCGATACAGTAAAAAATAACCATACTGCATAGttagctacaaaaggccccgatatgaaaaatttaaaagaattgaaGCGAGAAAACAAACGATCTGATTGGATTGCAAAAATTTtgaacgataaacaaatatgttttacagTTACAAACGAcaaacataccccccccccctctccatatcagagccttttatagctgactttaagGAACGAGTATTTCTCATCGTTGGCCTATgattgctaacatccacttcatGGAATTCTGTTAGACAGTTGTATCTTTGGCGATCTAACCAGAACACTTCCGCTCGTCTTTTTCTGAATTGAAACAGATTGTTTTTAATattcatacattgtatatattcatatttttgaaatgtaaattgtttgaaaaaagtaaaatcacaaaaatactgaactccgaggaaaattcaaaacagaaggtCCCATATAGCTATCAAATGGCacacaatcaaaagctcaaacacatcaaacgaatggataataactgtgtTATTTCGCTGATTTCAAAACTCAGTCGTTCCCAGGAAATGGCAGACAATAAATAGCACTGAGTCTCAGTCTGGACAATTTtagaataaattttaaatgtcaCAACCAAATTAATCTATGAAAAAGAATTTGTAAAACGAGAGGGAAACGCTGGGATAACACTTAattgtgtataaaagtaaaaaaaaagtatatctgAATAATACAAATCCTTTTGCTAACTAGATGATGGAAGAAAAAAACCTATCTGTACCAAAAGATCGCatcattaaagaaataaaaagaaaagtaccCAAGACTATAATTAACAAAAGCGGAATGAAAATCATTACGATGTATTACTGTATCAGACCAATAAAACTGAACCCACTtctaaacttttaatattttatatgttgTAAGAAGACAGGCTGTTATTAAATTCTGATATACACtaaataaataattcatcatGGCAATAATAATTTGGTCAGTCAGTTTAAAGCGTGTTAATTGTAATCTTTATATTGACCTTGGGTCATTTAATGGTCAATAATTGACGATGGTATATAAACTCCGTTATCCCAAATTAATTCAGTCAAATTTGCAACAAAATGAGGTGTACgtcatatttaattgtttttattttctctttgtcTTTCTGCGTTGCAGCAACATTAATAGAAGATGATCCGTCTGGCTTTGCCGACTTTTTCCGAACAAACTTAAACGAATTTAATGACAAACCAATAACATTTTCATATCCTGTTCCCAGATGGCTCAAAGGAACATTGGTAAGTAAATATGATATAAGAGAGTAAGATGCCTAATGCTATGTGTTCATTTTGGGAAAGACTGAACTTACTTGTGAAAACAGTTTCTgatctttttgtcttttttctcaattgaacatattttaattgatatGGTTGCGACATTCagaattttctttgtttttctttgtatttcCATATACAGGCAGCAACAAACTTTGTTGAACGTTTGGAAGTTTGATTACAAAATCCTTAGATTGTTTTATCATTcaaaacttgaaattaaggaaaCAACAGAcacgaatttgaaaaaaaacacgatcacctcagtaccagaatctataaCAAACGAGATGATTTGAAGTATAGATtgtgggtactgacgttgtttatcatcttaattatataattcttatttttgtcTGTATTAGTATTacatttactgtttagtctgtttttggtcttattcatttgacgtggctctgtacgtatgcatcccgtcattgtgtttttgttctatgataatttttgatTACATTTTTGCCTATTTTGTTCTAATATGCTTTATCTCTATATTACTTctgtgtttctttgttaaatgtgacgtggctctgtacttatacatcttgtTGTTTTGCCatagtatatgtttgtttacatatttgtttgtttttatagtgattacgataataacacaatgctgactgcTGTCCCCCTATTTTTGACATCTTTACCTATTATGTCCGTTTGTTTTCTTCACACATCGTTTTCCATAGAATGGAATTTCAttcgactgtcataaaagtgcgagatttaactagctataaaaccaggtttaatccaccattttctcctTAGAAAATGACTGTACTAAGCCCGGATTaagacaattgttgtccattcgtttgatgtgtttgagcttttgattctgcCAACTGATTAGAtactatccgttttgaattttccccggagaacaatatttttgtgattttacttttttcttcaacACAGAACGTCCCGTTGTCTGCACGTTCTCATTGTGCTTTTATTGATTATAAACTAATTAGAAAATGTTCTGTTAAAGCTGTATTTCTTAAGTATAAATATTGCCAGTTAAAGATCGGAAACTGTGGAAATAGAAACACatagttttattttaacaaaatctttAACTTCTGTTCGTTTGTTATACACGACATGACTTTTAAGAATATATCATATTCTCCCTACAACTATACCCCACTGAGAGATCCAAATACGAATTTGAAGTAGTAATTTTATATAATCTTAACCAATTcgattaagttatttttttattatccttAACATACCGAAAATCTCTGTACATGGCAGATTCATAGAGCCAATTTTGGTGGGTTGGTGGGTTTTGGGGGTGGGGCGGGTGATGTAGGAAGTCGTCTGgtttttttctgtcttgaaagaaacaataattttcctttaaaattaaaacaaaaatagagTTTGTCATTGAAACATACCCTGTTGTGGTTTTTGTTAGGTTTGAAAATTCATACCCTGATGTATACAGTAAATTGAAGATTGCGTATATGTTCAATTCTGACACCTTGTCCATAACTCTGGTCTCCTCAAAATAAAGACTGTATAAAATGTACATATGAATACATAGGAACCAAGTTAATAATAGTATGTGTTCTTCAACGGGTCAATATAATGAGaaaatataagtaaatttgttttaaattaatattcatttgatgtggctcggtacttatacatcccgtcattttgttattttgcaacggtaaatatttgtattcttgtctttcattgttGCAAATGTGCTTTTTCtaaatgcctttttgtgttttttgttaacaTATCCGTTTGTTTTCCAAGTggtataatacaatgttgactgctgtacacctatttttgacattttaacctataatgtctgttggttttgttcacacaacgttgtcaaaataatggaaGAAGGTGATATtttcataaaagtgagaggtttcgtTTTATTTGTGTTTTCCATGTTATAATAACTATGTATGttgtattgtcgtttgttttttgttgcacttcagtgttgtttcgttgttctcctcttatagttgatgtgtttcccttagttttagtttataactcggatttgttttctctgaatcgatttatgacttttgaacagcggtaaactactgttgcttttatttagctagctattaaaccaggttataaaagtaaaataacaaaaataccaaactccctTTATCTAACAGAAATGACTCAAACGAACATTATTAAACTATTAAAATGATGATCTCATAATCTTTCAATTCATGCAGTATAATACCGGTTATTTCATTCACTTATTATGACTCGtcaaaatatctctccttttttAACTTGTATAGGATAGAGATTGGAGTTGCACTTTGTAAGTACAgctgtttttaaaaaaactaCGCCTCTTTTGGAGAGATATATTATATTCAtagataaattgttttgttttcgtATTGATTCCTAGATATATTATCTCTGTTTTATCTcgcagagacataacttgggaatgttaccagtataaatgaaaaaaaaatgtagcgACAGCCGTGATTTCTGAGGGAGCCCAACATTTTAGTACAAGTTAAAACTCCTCGAAGTTCGAGGCACATAAATGTTgtaaatatgccgcacagccctatagtATGTCCTTTTAAAACAAATCGTAGTACAAATGAGTTTTGCATTCtaggatattttttttctcgaaatttcATAGTAAAAGTGATACAGTTTGAGTTCCTATTGGATTATTTACAGAAATCCATCCTAAAACAAATGTTGTTGAATAATCTCGCTTCATTGATATTTTAGCCAACGTTTTGCTCTGTTTCTGTTGGTATATTTGaatattcttcttcttttttagaTTCGAAATGGTGGTGCCAGGTATGAAATGGAACAACGCTCATTCACTAATGCATTTGATGGTTTTGGGAAACTTCACAGTTTTACGTTTTATGGCAACGGGACGGTATCGATGTCTGCAAGATTTCTACAGACTGAATACTATAAAAAGTCGCTAGCTTCTCATACAATTGCACCATATTTTCAGTTCGGTAAGCTAGTTCCCCCGTATAACgaaatagaaaaaatggaatcgCTGAAAAACCAAATGGAAAACTTGAACGTAAATGTATACAGAATACGTGATTCAAAAACTGGACAATATGAATACATGTCCATGAATGATATTTGGAACGTTTACCAAATTGAGGAAGATACATTAAAAACAGTACAACTTATTAAACCACCAATGAATGTAAAGTCACATATCTATATCCCGGGCTTTTCATCCGCACACCCAATCAAAGAATTCGGTAAAGAAACTTACCTGACGTACTTGATGAGTGTTAGCATAGTTCCTTACATTAAAAGTATCATGACTTTGTATCGAATGACGTCTGTTGGCCACCGTGAGCCAATTGTAACATGGGATATTGAAGCACAAACATACATGCACTCATTTTCTGTCACAAAAAACTATGTTATTTTCATTGGTCAGCCAGTTTCAATAAATACAATGAAAGTAGCTGAATATGGTGACATAGCAGAAGCAATGGAATATCGTTTCAACGATCCTTCGTTTATTTACGTTGTTGATTTAAGAACAAATAAGGTGACCACTGTGAAATATGATAAATTCGTGTCCTATTTCCATCATATTAATGCTTACGAAGACAATAACAAGATTATTGTTGACATTTGTACCCAAAATTCATCCAAT
It includes:
- the LOC139510622 gene encoding beta,beta-carotene 15,15'-dioxygenase-like encodes the protein MRCTSYLIVFIFSLSFCVAATLIEDDPSGFADFFRTNLNEFNDKPITFSYPVPRWLKGTLIRNGGARYEMEQRSFTNAFDGFGKLHSFTFYGNGTVSMSARFLQTEYYKKSLASHTIAPYFQFGKLVPPYNEIEKMESLKNQMENLNVNVYRIRDSKTGQYEYMSMNDIWNVYQIEEDTLKTVQLIKPPMNVKSHIYIPGFSSAHPIKEFGKETYLTYLMSVSIVPYIKSIMTLYRMTSVGHREPIVTWDIEAQTYMHSFSVTKNYVIFIGQPVSINTMKVAEYGDIAEAMEYRFNDPSFIYVVDLRTNKVTTVKYDKFVSYFHHINAYEDNNKIIVDICTQNSSNMFSMDLNYIRSVSLRNNITLYSGIKRFTIDIVTPSVSVESFEPSKNNSFANNLDMPAINENFRHVKYCYAYGVVIKADNKHFNKWALVKKDVCRVDRDLSWLVDNHYPSEAWFVPTPNSTREDDGVLMTHVFDGIKKESYLVLINATTMQTMSKGILPTTMPYSFHGRFFSDV